The proteins below are encoded in one region of Chaetodon trifascialis isolate fChaTrf1 chromosome 11, fChaTrf1.hap1, whole genome shotgun sequence:
- the mfsd8l2 gene encoding major facilitator superfamily domain-containing protein 8, whose protein sequence is MDNHRKRNLTFLTIGLIFMLSGIEYAVILPTIWTYLQILEAPPYFLGLGLSAFSLSGLLTGPLFGLWSDRSKTTKSIILFSNLFEIAGNFMYFLGYSKWLLLCSRIVAGVGAGAGSSIFGFLTRSTLPEERAGIFAAIMACRQAGLLVGPAFNLFLRLCDFKLGPFVVNKYTSPGIFMCLLWVLLQFVVLAMYWDVPPISSEGGAVMVEMKQEEGNEEEVPLMGSDEEPVHTYRAVHSDQLETSDSSETLPVLSVSAVSNPFKNFSVSREFLREEVVVLLTAQFITLFNQTALETMVTPLTQRYFSFAELANSLMYSLCGVEVILGFFFVRWLSRKVADRAVLAVGLVICCSACIWCLIFLCNPRGGYGWELSAFIIGVFLQLLGLPFVAVSQVSLFSKVTAEKTQGFSQGVRRSVGGLATILGPLWAGGLTNNLYIMLGMMLALLIMITVMTALSYDRLMEPRAVQCAHSSDSGG, encoded by the exons ATGGATAATCACCGAAAAAGGAATCTAACTTTTCTTACCATCGGGCTGATATTTATGCTGAGCGGCATTGAGTACG CCGTCATTCTGCCTACAATATGGACGTATCTCCAGATTTTGGAGGCCCCTCCGTACTTCCTGGGTCTGGGTCTGTCTGCCTTCAGTCTGAGCGGGCTGCTCACAGGCCCGCTTTTTGGGTTGTGGTCCGACCGGAGCAAAACAACAAAGTCCATCATCCTTTTCTCCAATCTTTTCGAGATTGCCG GTAACTTCATGTATTTTCTTGGATATTCAAAGTGGCTGTTGTTATGCAGTCGTATTGTAGCAG gtgtGGGCGCAGGAGCGGGCTCCTCCATCTTTGGTTTCCTGACTCGGAGCACTCTGCCAGAGGAGCGCGCCGGTATCTTTGCAGCCATCATGGCCTGTCGACAAGCCGGCCTCCTTGTCG GGCCGGCGTTCAACCTGTTCCTGCGGCTGTGTGATTTCAAACTGGGGCCCTTTGTTGTGAACAAATACACGTCTCCCGGG ATCTTCATGTGCCTGTTGTGGGTGCTGCTCCAGTTTGTTGTCCTGGCTATGTACTGGGATGTACCACCCATCAGCTCAGAGGGGGGAGCAGTGATGGTGGAGATGAAACAAGAGGAGggaaatgaggaggaggtgcCACTGATGGGGTCCGACGAGGAGCCAGTGCACACCTACAGAGCTGTCCACTCCGACCAACTTGAGACCTCCGACTCATCTGAGACGCTGCCCGTCCTCAGCGTCTCGGCAGTCTCGAACCCCTTCAAAAACTTCAGCGTAAGCAGAG AGTTCCTGAGAGAGGAGGTGGTTGTTCTCCTCACGGCTCAGTTCATCACTCTCTTCAATCAGACAGCGCTGGAG ACCATGGTGACTCCTCTGACGCAGCGCTACTTTAGCTTTGCCGAGCTGGCCAACAGCCTGATGTACAGCCTGTGCGGGGTGGAGGTCATCCTGGGCTTCTTCTTTGTACGCTGGCTGAGCAGGAAGGTGGCGGACCGCGCCGTGCTGGCTGTGGGCCTGGTCATCTGTTGCTCCGCCTGTATCTGGTGCCTCATCTTCCTTTGCAACCCCCGAG GTGGTTATGGATGGGAGCTGTCGGCCTTCATCATCGgagtgtttctgcagctgctggggcTTCCCTTTGTGGCCGTGTCTCAGGTGTCTCTCTTCTCCAAagtcactgcagagaaaacacaag GATTCAGTCAAGGTGTCAGACGCTCAGTTGGGGGCCTGGCCACCATCCTGGGTCCTTTGTGGGCTGGAGGATTGACCAATAATTTGTACATAATGCTGGGCATGATGCTCGCTCTCCTCATAATGATCACA GTTATGACAGCGCTGTCCTACGACCGGCTGATGGAGCCCAGGGCAGTGCAGTGTGCTCACAGCTCTGACAGCGGAGGATag